GTCCACATCTCGCACCTGAAGGCCTCCGGCAAACCCTACTGGGGCATGGTCCGCGCGGCCGCGAAGCTGATCGAAGACGCCCAAGCCGCGGGGCAGCGCGTCACCGCCGATCAGTACCCCTACACGGCGAGTAGCACCTCGCTTGAAGCGATGCTTCTCCCCGACTGGGCTCGCGAAGGTGGCCGCGAAGCGACCATGGCGAGGCTCGCCGATCCAGCGCAGCTCGAAAAGATCCGCCCTGCCCTTCAAATCGCGCTCGACGAACGCCCCCACGTTCGCATCGTCTCGTACGGTCCGAAGCCCGAGTACACCGGCAAGGCGATCCACGAAATCGCCGCTGCCGAGGACCGGCCCCAGATCGAAGTCGCCATCGAACTGCTGAGAGACGGCAGCCCCGCTGCGATCAACTTCGGCATGACGGAAGAAGACGTTCGCTTCGTGATGCAGCGCCCCTGGGTCGCGACAGCTTCCGATGGCTCGGTGAAAGAACCAAGCGGCGACATGGTTCACCCGCGTAGTTTCGGCACGTTCCCGCGGAAGATTGGCTTCTACGCCATCAAAGAAAAGGTGCTGCCGCTTGAGCAAGCGGTAAGAAGTGCGAGCGGCTTGCCCGCAGACGTGCTCGGCTTCGTCGACCGTGGCTATCTGAAGCCCGGCCAATTCGCCGATGTGGTTGTCTTCAACCCAGAGACGATCATCGACGGGGCAACGTTCGACCAGCCGTTCGAAGCGCCACAGGGAATTCCGTGGGTCTTCGTGAACGGCAAAGCAGCCGTTAAAAACGGCGAGCCGACAAAGTCGCTCTCGGGGCGGGCGCTGCGACATCCGTCGAAGCTTCCGCACTAAGAGCAACTCGTCGGCTCAACCTTCTCTGTTATTTCTATTGCTGTGCGTTTGTCGCACTAGCTCTGGTCGCTAGACAACTGGCGGACGACGTCCCGCCACCAAGCTCACCAGGAACAGCACGATGAAGACGATGAACAGTACCTTGGCGATCCAAGCGGCCGTGCCGGCTACCGCACCGAGGCTTAGCGCCCCTGCCACCAGAGCCACGATCAGAAAAATAAGTGCCCAGCGTAACATGGCGTCCTCCGAAGCAAGCGCTAAGTGACGCCGTGGTCGATGTCGGGGCCATGCCCGATCTTTTCCATCGCCGCGGCGTTGATTGCTAGCGGACGCAATCGCCGTGCCATTCCGCGGAGCCGTCGCTTCTCCCGGATAACCGTCACCGGCCCGAAGTTTGCATAGCCGCTGAGCGTTCTCCAACCAAGGAGTTCCCTTCTAACTGGTTTCCAATCGAGCAACGGAGTCGTGCCATGGGCACTGTCGGCGCCATTATTTCCTGGATCGTGTTTGGGTTTGTCGTAGGGCTCCTCGCCCGGGCCCTCTACCCCGGGAAGCAGAAAATTGGCGTCCCGAACACCATCGCCCTCGGCATCGGCGGCTCGATCGTCGGCGGTCTGATCGCCTGGGCCCTCGGCTATCGGCCAGATGGCGGGGCGTTTCAAGGCGCGGGTTGGATCATGTCGATCGTCGGGGCCTTGATCGTCGTGTGGGGAGCCACCGCGATGGGGGGTAAACGAGCAGAATAGCGGCCGAACCCGCCGGCCATTCCTGCGTACAACGCATTGACTTGGGGCGTAACCCCGGCGGCGAACGCCCGGGGCGGCGGAGAGCGTACGTGCCGGCATACGGTATGCACTCGCGGTTCATTAGATGCGGTTGCTCTTAGGCGGGCTTCCACTCTTTTCGCGCTTCACCTCCAGATTTAGGCAGCTTGAGCAGTGGTCGCCGCAACGGAGCAACACATGGCGGAACAGGGGGCAAGACGCGTCAAAATCGCGCTGGCCGATGACGAACCCGACCTGCGCTCAACGATGGCGCGGCTACTCGGGCTGCTTGGCCACGAAGTCGTCTACACTGCGGCCAACGGAGCGGAACTCCTGCAGGCATGCGCGGAGCAGCCGGTCGATCTGGTGATCCTCGACCTCGATATGCCGGTGATGGACGGACTCACCGCGGCGGAAGAGCTCGCCGAGCGCGGCATCCCCGCGGTGCTCGTCTCGGGCCATCCCGACATCGAAGAAGTCGTGCTTGAACACGAGCCGGTCGTCACTCGCATCATGAAGCCGGCGACGGTCGACAAACTTCGCGATGCTATCCGCATTGCGCTGTTGCGACGATAGCACTCCCTTGTCATCCTCGCTCCCCTGTCATTCCGAGCGGAGCGAGGAATCTCGAAGTTTATTTGAGCCACTAGATCCCTCGCTCCGCTAGGGATGACAGAGCTCCGCTCGGGGTAACAGGTGCCACGCTCAGCCGAAGATCACTCTAGGCATTGCGCAGCGCCGCGGCCGTAGCCGCCACGCTATTCTGCACAACGACGCGATACTCTGCGCCGTGAAAGAAGCGTTGATCGCACAGATTGATCGACGCCGTCGGCGCGATCGACCGATCGTCCGCCGGCCCCGAAGCCCCGATGTGAACTTGCCGCAGGCCGGACGCGGATAGCACGTCGCCAACATTGTCGGCGTTGATGCCGCCCCCTGCCATCAACTCGATTCGTCCCGCGGCTCGCGTCGCCAGTTCACGCAGCTTCGCACTGCCAGCCAGTGCCGCCGGTTCGCCGCCGCTGGTGAGGATGCGCGTCGCCTTCAATTCGATGAGCGCCTCAAGCGTCGCGAATTGATCTGCCGTGAAGTCGAACGCCCGATGCATTACCGTTTCGCGCGTTCCCGCGCGGGCAACGATCTCGCGCGAGCGGGCGACGTCGAGTCGGCCTTGCTGGTCGAGGATCCCAAACGCTACGCCTGCCGCCCCCGCCGCCAGAAACCGCTCGGCGTCGCGGAGCATCGCCGCGAACTCGTCGGCATCGTAACAAAACCCGCCCGCCCGCGGCCGCAACATCGCAATCACTGGCACGCTGCTCGCCGCGACCACTGTCTCGACCAAGCCGATCGAGGGCGTTAGCCCGCCGACCTCGAGTCCCGAGCAAAGCTCCAATCGGTCGGCGCCTGCGGCGATCGCGGCCCGCGCATCGGCCACCGAGCCGACGCAAACTTCCAGGGTGATTTTTTCGGCAGGTACGGCGGTCGTCATAGCGTCGGCGGCTCAGTAGGCGGCGTGGGGCGAAGCAGAGCGAGACAATATATCGCCTGCTCCCGCCCGCCGACGAGTCCCCGACCGCCCCTCACGCCTCCGCGGCTGCGAGTTCCGCCTTCGGCCCGAAAAACTCGTAGTGAATCCGCGCGTCGTCGACTCCCTCCGCCCGCAGGCAGCGGATCACGCTCGACATAAACAGCTTCGGCCCGCAGATGTAATACTCGGCGTCGAGCGCAGGAGCGATCGATTTCAGTAGCGCGGCATCGACGACGCCGGTGCTGTCGCAGCGCCGCTCAACAACGTCGTCTGCGAGCGGAGCATCGTAGCGGACGTGCACCGACACGTTCGGCGCGGCGGCCGCCAAACGGCGAACCTCGTCGACATGCGAATGCACTCGACTATTCCGTGCGGCGTGGACAAAGTGCAGCGGCCGCGTGGCGCCCTCGGCCGCGAGCGCGTGGGCCATCGACAATAGCGGCGTGATCCCGATGCCCCCCGAGAGCAACACCACCGGCGTCGTTGTAGCAGTGTCGGAAGCAAGCGTGAACTCGCCGCACGGCGGCCCGACGTTCAGCGTTTCCCCCACGCGCACATTGTCGTGCAGATAGTTCGAAATCAGCCCGCCCGGCGCGCCTGCCGCAGGGCTCGCTTCGCGCTTCACGCTAATGCGATAGTAGTCGCGCCCCGGCCGATCAGAGAGGCTGTAGTTCCGGGGCGACGTCGGCGTCACCGGGTGATCGATCTGCACGGTGATGTACTGCCCAGGCTTGAACGCCGCGATCGGTCGGCCGTCCGCCGGCTTCAAGTAGAGCGACACGACGACGTCGCTCTCAACCTCGCGGCGATCGACGACGAACGGTCGATAGCCATTCCAGCCGCCCGGCGTCGCCGCTTGCTCGCGATAGATCTCCGCTTCGCGATTGATGAAAATCTCAGCGAGGAATCCATATGCTTCCCCCCACGCCGCCAGGACTTCCTCAGTCGCGGCGTCGCCAAGGATGTCGACGATCGCCAACAGCAGATACTTGCCGACAATCGGGTAGTGTCCTGGCTGGATGCCAAGCGAGCAATGCTTCTGGGCGATTAGCTCGACCGCGGGACCGAGGGCGCCGAGGTTATCAATGTTCGCGGCATACGCGCAGATCGCGCCGGCGAGGGCCCGCTGTTGGCCGCCCGAATGTTGGTGGGCCTGATTGAAAAAGGCCTTCACTTCAGGGTTCCCCGCGAACATCTGCGCGTAGAAGCGGCGGGTGATCGCCTCGGCATTCGCGGCGACCGCGGGGGCAGTCTGCTTAACAATCGCAATCGTCTGGTCGGTGAGCATGGCAACCTGCTGCGTTGAAGGTGCGAAAGAAAATGACGCAATGGTCGCCGGCCGGCTGTCTCTGAATGATAGAATGAAAATACTTCACGTCAATATGCAGATTTGGTTGAGGCGATTCTTTCTCGCTACGACAAATGCCGCCGCTCACCTAGAATTGAGGAAAGCCGGTCGCCCTCCGCCCTGCCCCACAGACTGACGATGCTCTCGAAAACCGCCGAATACGCCCTCCGCGCCGCCGTCTGGATGGCGAGCGCCGAGCGACCTGCCGCTGCCGATCAATTGGCCGAGGTGACGAAGGTGCCGCGGCGCTATCTCCACAAGGTGCTGCAGGATCTGGTGAAGGCCGGCCTAGTGCGCTCGCAGCCGGGGCCTGGCGGCGGCTATTCGCTAGCGGTCGCCGCCGAGGAAGTGACGATCCTCGCCGTCGTCACCGCGGTCGCGCCGCTCGAGCGCATCACCCACTGCCCGCTCGGGTTGCCGTCGCACACCAAGCTCTGCCCGCTCCACAAGGAACTCGACCGCGTCTACGCCTACGCCGAAGAAAGCCTCGGCCGCGTGACGCTCGCGCAGCTGGTCAACTCGAAGAGCAAGATCGTGCCGCTGTGCGACATCAAGCTCTAAGTCGGCCGTCGCGCCTAGCGCGTAAAGTTATCTCCTAGCGCGTAAAATCATCGGGCCGCAACGCCACGCGCTCGCTCGACTCCGCCGCAGCGCCATCGCGCTCGTCGCTGGAGTTCGACTCGGGCAGTTCGTCCTTGCCTTCAAACTTAGCGACGACGTGGATGCCGGTCATCTGGTGATCGACGGCAATCTCCGCCGTCTTGCATCCGCTCAGATAACTGCAAGTGGTCGTCGTTGCTAGCAGTAGCCACGTACGCATGGCTCCCCTCCTTTGCTGGCACAGCCCGTCTGGGCTGGCGAAACGGAGTGATGCACGTCGCGTGCCGTGTAGCGGATATTGTTGTCCGCCAATGGTTTCCTGCCGAGGGAGGCTGTGTTTCGCCTTTAGGAGACGCGCAGCGATGCTCGCAGAACTCTCACGACGTGCGCCAACCGTCCAATCGCCGGGGATTTCCGTAAAAATCGTCCCCGATCGATGAAAGATTAAAGTGAGCGCCGCTCGTCTGCCGACGAGCCGGCGCTACTTCTTCGCTTTGGCTTCGAGCCGTTTCTCGCGTCGCTGCAACTCGCGTCGCGCCTGCTTCGCGAACGAACGATCTAGCCGCGCCAGCCGCATGCGGCGAACGTCGAGCACCTTCCCCTCTCGCTGCGGCGTCTTCACCAAGACGAACGGCAGGCAAATGCTGACCACTTCCAACGGCTCCGCTTCGTCGCACGGCACGCTGCGGATGCGCACGAGTTCGTCGCGCGGGTGGAGCGCATCGTCATCGTCCCAGTACCACGACGGCCACTCGCTCACGACGTGTAGCGCCGTCACGTAATCGCCACGGCGGATTTCTTCCGGCGCGAGCGACTTCGCTAGCGAGGCGGCGCCACGCGTCGTCGAGGTGTCAGCGGTATCGGAACAACGGCCCATGCCGAGCAGACAGCCGGCGCACCGCGAAAGTTCGCGGCGCCCCGCCGGCTTTTACTCGAAGGGCGCTAGCACGATCCTGTTTAATCCCAACTTAGCGTCGACGCACTCTGGTACTCCGTCACGCGCGTCTCGAAAAAATTCTTCTCCTTCGCTAGGTCCATCGTCTCGCTCATCCAAGGGAATGGATTAGACGACCCATACTGTGGCGCGAGGCCGATCCGTTCCAAACGACGATCGGCAATGAACTGCACGTAGTCGCGGAACAGATCGCCGTTGAGCCCCAGAATGCCCCGCGGCAGCACGTCGTGGGCATAGGCAATTTCCAGTTCCACGGCGAGGCGTACGCGCTCGATCATCGCCTCCTGAAATTCCGGCGTCCACAGCTCGGGGTTCTCGTAGCGGATCCCGTTGATGAGATCGATGCCGAAGTTCAGGTGAATCGACTCGTCGCGCAAGATGTACTGAAACTGCTCGCCGATGCCGGTCATCAGGTTCCGGCGATGGAACGACAGCACCATCACGAAGCCTGTGTAGAAGAAGATCCCCTCCATGATCAGGTAGTAGCCGATCAGGTTCTTCAGAAACGCTTGCGCCCCTTCGAACGTATCGGTCGTGAAGTCGGGGCTGAGAATCTCTGCCGTCAGCTCCATTTCTAGCTCGTCCTTGCGGGCGATCGACGGCACCTCGTGGTACATGTTGAAGACTTCGCCCTCGTTGAGCCCAAGGCTTTCGACAATGTAGAGGAACGTGTGCGAGTGCACCGCCTCTTCAAACGCCTGCCGCAGCAGATACTGCCGGCACTCGGCGTTGGTCACGTGACGGAAGATCGCCAGCACTAGGTTGTTGCCAACCAAGCTCTCGGCCGTCGAGAAGAAACCGAGGTTGCGGAGGATCACGCGGCGTTCATCGTCGGTCAGCTTGCTCGACTTCCACGTTTCGATGTCTTTGTGCATCGGCACTTCGGTCGGCATCCAGTGGTTCGCGCACCCGTTGAGGTAGTGTTCCCACGCCCAGCGGTACTTCAGCGGCATCAGCTGGTTGACGTCGACTTCGTTGCAGTTGATCAGCCGCTTCGCACGGGCGTCGACGCGGCCAGTGGCTGGAGCAGCGGGGAGAGAGTTCGGGGCATCGGCAGTCAGAAACATATCGAGAATCGCTTTCGCTGATAATTTTTGAAGTATGTGATGGAGCGGAACTGGAAGTCGCCAGCCCGTTTACTGGCAGGCTTCGCACGTCGGATCGTCGAGGCTGCACGCCGCCGTGGCGACCGGCTCGCTCTCACGGTGAATCTCGACGTCGCTCGAAGCGCTCCGGTTCTTCATCCACTTCGGCTGCACGCCGAACCGATTGACGTCGAGCGTCGACTTTTCGACCTGCGTTGCCGCGAGCGTCCGCAGGTAGTAGGTCGTCTTGAGCCCCAGCTCCCACGCCAACTGGTACATGTCGTGCATCTTGCGGCCGCTCGGTTCGGAGAGATATAGGTTGAGCGACTGCCCTTGGTCGATCCACTTCTGCCGCCGAGCGGCGCACGCGATGAGCCACTTCGGCGCCACTTCAAACGCCGTGAGGAATCGTTGCCGCAGTTCGAGCGGAATCCGGCCGATGTTCTGCAGCTGGCCATCGTGGTACTTCAGTTCGTCGAGCATCGCCCCATCCCACAGGCCGCGGCGCTTGAGCTCCGCCACCAGCGGCTCGCTCACTTGCGTGAACTCGCCCGAGAGGTTGCTCTTCGCGTAGAGGTGCTTGTACGCCGGCTCGATCGATTGCGAGACGCCAATGATCGTCGAGATCGTCGCCGTCGGCGCGATCGCCAGCACGTTGCTGTTCCGCATGCCGTGCGCCGCGATCGACGCGCGGACCGGCGACCAATCGAACCACCCCGCGCGGTCGATCGGAATCGGCACGTCCCGCGCTTCTTCGAGCAGTTGCAACGTATCAATCGGCAGCAGCCCGCGATCCCACTTCGAACCAGGGTAACTCTGGTAGGCGCCTCGCTCCGCCGCGAGTTGCGACGACGCGAGCAGTGCGTAGTACGAGATTGCCTCCATGCTTCGGTCGGCAAAGGCCACCGCGTCGTCGCTGGCGTAGCTCAGCCCGAGCGCGTAGAGGGCGTCCTGAAAACCCATCAGCCCCAGCCCCACCGGGCGATGCCGCTGGTTCGAGTTGGCCGCCTCAGGCGTCGGGTAAAAGTTGACGTCGATCACGTTGTCGAGCATCCGCACCGCGACGGTGACGGTCGCTTCGAGCTTCGCCAGATCGAGCGCCCCGTCAACGATGTGCGCTGCCAAGTTGACCGACCCGAGGTTGCACACGGCCGTTTCGTCGGCCGAGGTGTTCAGCAAAATTTCCGTGCAGAGGTTGCTGCTATGCACCACGCCCACATGGTCTTGCGGTGAGCGGATGTTCGACGGATCTTTGAATGTGATCCAAGGGTGCCCCGTTTCGAACAGCCGCGTCAGCATCTTGCGCCACAAGTCGGCGGCGGGGACGCGGCGGAAGAGTTCGATCTCCCCCTCGTCGGTCATCCGCTCGTACTGCTCGTAGCGAGCTTCGAACTCGCGGCCGTACAAATCGTGCAGGTCGCTCACTTCGTTGGGGCTGAAGAGCGTCCAATCGGC
This sequence is a window from Lacipirellula parvula. Protein-coding genes within it:
- a CDS encoding N-acyl-D-amino-acid deacylase family protein; protein product: MTIVGRDELTAAGFRVLRGAWALALALVLFGHSLEAIAQTPPPVDADILLRGGQVLDGTGSPAVAADVAIIGDRIVAVGQLTPGKIGETIDCTGLIVAPGFIDLHNHSDESIVADDTRTAENYIRQGCTTLVTGNCGGGAVDVAKYLAEIDAHGAGTNIAHLIPHGSTRALVLGRRQVDPTPEELARLQELVDKGMREGAWGIATGLIYIPGAYSKIDELAAMTEPVGRHGGFYASHIRSEDNALLEAVSEAIEIGRRANTPVHISHLKASGKPYWGMVRAAAKLIEDAQAAGQRVTADQYPYTASSTSLEAMLLPDWAREGGREATMARLADPAQLEKIRPALQIALDERPHVRIVSYGPKPEYTGKAIHEIAAAEDRPQIEVAIELLRDGSPAAINFGMTEEDVRFVMQRPWVATASDGSVKEPSGDMVHPRSFGTFPRKIGFYAIKEKVLPLEQAVRSASGLPADVLGFVDRGYLKPGQFADVVVFNPETIIDGATFDQPFEAPQGIPWVFVNGKAAVKNGEPTKSLSGRALRHPSKLPH
- a CDS encoding DUF1328 domain-containing protein gives rise to the protein MLRWALIFLIVALVAGALSLGAVAGTAAWIAKVLFIVFIVLFLVSLVAGRRPPVV
- a CDS encoding GlsB/YeaQ/YmgE family stress response membrane protein — its product is MGTVGAIISWIVFGFVVGLLARALYPGKQKIGVPNTIALGIGGSIVGGLIAWALGYRPDGGAFQGAGWIMSIVGALIVVWGATAMGGKRAE
- a CDS encoding response regulator, with amino-acid sequence MVAATEQHMAEQGARRVKIALADDEPDLRSTMARLLGLLGHEVVYTAANGAELLQACAEQPVDLVILDLDMPVMDGLTAAEELAERGIPAVLVSGHPDIEEVVLEHEPVVTRIMKPATVDKLRDAIRIALLRR
- a CDS encoding copper homeostasis protein CutC; translated protein: MTTAVPAEKITLEVCVGSVADARAAIAAGADRLELCSGLEVGGLTPSIGLVETVVAASSVPVIAMLRPRAGGFCYDADEFAAMLRDAERFLAAGAAGVAFGILDQQGRLDVARSREIVARAGTRETVMHRAFDFTADQFATLEALIELKATRILTSGGEPAALAGSAKLRELATRAAGRIELMAGGGINADNVGDVLSASGLRQVHIGASGPADDRSIAPTASINLCDQRFFHGAEYRVVVQNSVAATAAALRNA
- the hmpA gene encoding NO-inducible flavohemoprotein, with amino-acid sequence MLTDQTIAIVKQTAPAVAANAEAITRRFYAQMFAGNPEVKAFFNQAHQHSGGQQRALAGAICAYAANIDNLGALGPAVELIAQKHCSLGIQPGHYPIVGKYLLLAIVDILGDAATEEVLAAWGEAYGFLAEIFINREAEIYREQAATPGGWNGYRPFVVDRREVESDVVVSLYLKPADGRPIAAFKPGQYITVQIDHPVTPTSPRNYSLSDRPGRDYYRISVKREASPAAGAPGGLISNYLHDNVRVGETLNVGPPCGEFTLASDTATTTPVVLLSGGIGITPLLSMAHALAAEGATRPLHFVHAARNSRVHSHVDEVRRLAAAAPNVSVHVRYDAPLADDVVERRCDSTGVVDAALLKSIAPALDAEYYICGPKLFMSSVIRCLRAEGVDDARIHYEFFGPKAELAAAEA
- a CDS encoding RrF2 family transcriptional regulator, with the translated sequence MLSKTAEYALRAAVWMASAERPAAADQLAEVTKVPRRYLHKVLQDLVKAGLVRSQPGPGGGYSLAVAAEEVTILAVVTAVAPLERITHCPLGLPSHTKLCPLHKELDRVYAYAEESLGRVTLAQLVNSKSKIVPLCDIKL
- a CDS encoding ribonucleotide-diphosphate reductase subunit beta produces the protein MFLTADAPNSLPAAPATGRVDARAKRLINCNEVDVNQLMPLKYRWAWEHYLNGCANHWMPTEVPMHKDIETWKSSKLTDDERRVILRNLGFFSTAESLVGNNLVLAIFRHVTNAECRQYLLRQAFEEAVHSHTFLYIVESLGLNEGEVFNMYHEVPSIARKDELEMELTAEILSPDFTTDTFEGAQAFLKNLIGYYLIMEGIFFYTGFVMVLSFHRRNLMTGIGEQFQYILRDESIHLNFGIDLINGIRYENPELWTPEFQEAMIERVRLAVELEIAYAHDVLPRGILGLNGDLFRDYVQFIADRRLERIGLAPQYGSSNPFPWMSETMDLAKEKNFFETRVTEYQSASTLSWD